In Methanosarcina barkeri MS, a single window of DNA contains:
- a CDS encoding rhodanese-like domain-containing protein, whose amino-acid sequence MNKGNLTYFVALIFLLLVAFLIFSEQRKEKNSGIENVSVQEAKEMIETGDVFVLDVRTPDEFNSSHIKGATLIPLSNAFGSNLSSDSLLKARIDEVPKEKILVYCRTGRRSDTAGKMLVNAGYSQVYNMVGGIIAWTDAGYQVVSSEDTESEGSHN is encoded by the coding sequence TTGAATAAAGGAAATTTGACGTATTTTGTTGCTCTTATTTTCCTACTTCTTGTAGCCTTTTTAATCTTTTCGGAACAGAGAAAGGAAAAAAACTCAGGGATTGAGAACGTAAGTGTACAGGAAGCAAAAGAGATGATTGAAACAGGCGATGTATTCGTACTTGATGTTCGTACGCCTGATGAGTTTAACTCATCTCATATCAAAGGAGCGACCTTAATTCCCCTAAGCAATGCCTTTGGATCAAATTTGAGTTCGGATAGTCTGCTTAAAGCTCGTATAGACGAAGTACCCAAAGAGAAAATACTGGTTTACTGTAGAACAGGACGCAGAAGTGATACGGCAGGTAAAATGCTTGTAAACGCAGGATATTCCCAGGTTTATAATATGGTAGGAGGTATCATTGCCTGGACAGATGCAGGATATCAGGTTGTCAGCTCTGAAGATACAGAGTCTGAAGGCTCACATAATTGA
- a CDS encoding Maf family nucleotide pyrophosphatase, with product MRQIILASASPRRKELIKQLIGDDFLVYASSYEESPCPGIHPEELLLKHSVEKARDVAKHLNSGLVISADTSVLFNGKLMGKPKSSEEAEKILKLLSGQQFLVITGLTVLDLDRRTEISELESTTVWMDKISNEQISAYVRTGEPLDKAGAFAVQGKGATFVEKIEGDFFNVIGLPLFRLGKILQKAGVSIFSEDLS from the coding sequence ATGCGTCAGATCATTCTCGCGTCTGCATCTCCAAGGCGAAAAGAATTGATTAAACAACTTATAGGAGATGACTTCCTGGTCTATGCCAGTTCCTATGAAGAATCTCCTTGCCCTGGCATACACCCTGAAGAACTTCTTTTAAAGCATTCTGTCGAAAAAGCCAGAGACGTAGCCAAACATCTTAATTCCGGGCTTGTAATTTCTGCTGATACCTCGGTGCTTTTTAATGGAAAACTCATGGGAAAGCCAAAATCTTCCGAAGAAGCAGAGAAAATACTGAAACTCTTAAGTGGACAGCAATTCCTGGTTATAACCGGGCTTACAGTCCTTGACCTGGACAGAAGGACAGAAATCAGTGAACTGGAATCCACAACGGTCTGGATGGACAAAATAAGCAATGAACAGATTTCAGCCTATGTCAGAACAGGAGAACCCCTTGATAAAGCAGGAGCTTTTGCTGTTCAGGGAAAAGGGGCAACCTTTGTGGAAAAAATAGAGGGTGATTTCTTTAACGTCATAGGTCTCCCTCTTTTCCGTCTTGGAAAGATCCTGCAGAAAGCTGGAGTATCTATATTTAGTGAAGATCTATCCTGA
- a CDS encoding monovalent cation:proton antiporter family protein → MVSSLLANVDVLLGFAILILTIFYRFQVPPVLGFLVTGMLIGPYGLGILNGGQNELNADLGVIFLLFTIGVDLSLKELWKMKKALFLGGTLQILLTIFLTLIICSSLGFNSTTSVFFGFLISLSSTAIVLKVLQDRNEVYTQHGKTSLAILIFQDLAIVPLILITPLLAGDSLSFEGSLSTVFLKGSLVILVFILSAKFLIPYIFYHVGRTGNKELFLVSVVFICLSTALFTSSIGLSLALGAFLAGIVISGSQYSQQAMGNIIPLRDMFMSFFFVSVGMLLNTEYLLDHLMILIIASIALIIIKSIAGVASTFLLGCPLRAAILTGFALSQVGEFSFVLSRLGVEYSLMTEEAYQAFLAVSIITMGVTPFLINASYKPIDFLVTRVSGTTNGLKLIHGLYSEPIKEEEQAEPEMKDHLIIVGFGFSGRTVSKAAKAAGIPYIIVEANPEIVIQEKQKGENIHYGDATFEVVLEHAGVKSARVLIIGISDSTATGKIVEIVKKLNPNICIIAKVRDLQEMKRLNSLGADEIIPEEYETSVEIFVRVLEKYLVPRENIEKLVNDVRANGYRMLRKLSGNTCDDSEFSIKDGLPGVDIQVLKVEDGSSFDGKALEDLNFRKKHGVTVLSVRRGSDLIYTPEGNFILHAKDACILLGKPEDLCNIRRFFESIHG, encoded by the coding sequence ATGGTATCCTCTTTACTGGCAAACGTTGACGTACTTCTTGGCTTTGCTATCTTAATTCTTACTATTTTCTACAGATTTCAAGTTCCTCCTGTACTTGGTTTTCTTGTAACCGGAATGCTGATTGGCCCATATGGGCTTGGTATTCTCAATGGAGGACAGAATGAACTGAATGCCGATCTCGGTGTAATCTTTTTACTCTTTACAATTGGAGTTGACCTCTCCTTAAAAGAACTATGGAAGATGAAGAAGGCTTTATTCTTGGGTGGAACTCTCCAGATCCTCTTAACTATATTTCTTACCCTCATTATTTGTTCATCTCTAGGTTTTAACTCCACTACCTCTGTTTTTTTCGGTTTTTTGATATCACTTAGCAGTACTGCAATAGTACTCAAAGTCCTCCAGGACAGAAACGAAGTTTATACACAACATGGGAAAACCTCACTTGCAATTTTGATATTTCAGGATCTCGCTATCGTTCCCCTAATTCTTATTACCCCATTATTGGCTGGAGATTCTCTAAGCTTTGAAGGTTCACTTTCAACCGTTTTTCTCAAAGGTTCACTGGTCATTCTGGTTTTTATCCTGAGTGCCAAATTCCTGATTCCCTACATATTCTACCATGTGGGCAGGACGGGCAATAAAGAGTTATTCCTTGTCAGTGTTGTTTTCATTTGCCTTTCTACCGCTCTCTTTACCTCAAGTATCGGGCTGTCTCTTGCCCTTGGCGCGTTTTTAGCTGGGATTGTCATATCAGGCTCCCAGTACAGCCAGCAAGCAATGGGCAATATTATACCTTTGAGAGATATGTTCATGAGCTTCTTTTTTGTGTCTGTAGGGATGCTCTTGAACACTGAATATTTGCTTGATCATCTCATGATCCTTATTATTGCTTCAATTGCCTTAATAATTATAAAATCAATAGCAGGAGTAGCTAGTACTTTTCTTCTCGGCTGCCCTCTTCGTGCAGCTATATTGACAGGGTTTGCATTGTCTCAGGTAGGAGAATTTTCTTTTGTTCTATCCAGATTGGGGGTGGAGTATTCTCTCATGACTGAAGAGGCTTACCAGGCGTTTCTTGCAGTTTCTATAATTACCATGGGAGTTACGCCTTTTTTGATTAATGCTTCCTACAAGCCCATCGATTTCCTTGTCACAAGAGTTTCAGGAACAACCAACGGCCTGAAGCTAATACATGGCTTATATTCGGAACCTATTAAAGAAGAAGAACAGGCTGAGCCTGAAATGAAAGACCATTTAATCATCGTAGGTTTTGGTTTTTCCGGAAGAACAGTCTCGAAGGCTGCAAAAGCCGCAGGCATCCCTTATATTATTGTAGAAGCAAACCCTGAAATTGTTATCCAAGAAAAACAGAAGGGGGAAAACATCCACTATGGAGATGCAACTTTTGAGGTTGTACTGGAACATGCAGGCGTTAAGAGTGCAAGAGTTCTTATTATCGGGATCTCAGATTCAACCGCCACAGGTAAGATCGTAGAAATTGTGAAAAAATTGAATCCGAACATCTGTATCATCGCAAAAGTAAGGGATCTGCAGGAAATGAAACGCCTCAATTCCCTGGGAGCGGATGAAATCATCCCCGAGGAATATGAAACCTCAGTAGAAATCTTTGTCCGCGTGCTGGAAAAGTATCTGGTTCCGAGAGAGAACATTGAAAAACTTGTAAATGATGTGCGGGCTAATGGCTACCGGATGCTGCGAAAATTGTCAGGGAATACATGTGATGATAGCGAGTTCAGCATAAAAGACGGGCTTCCTGGAGTTGATATTCAGGTTCTGAAAGTGGAAGATGGTTCAAGTTTCGATGGAAAAGCCCTTGAAGACCTGAACTTCAGAAAAAAACACGGAGTTACAGTACTTTCGGTTCGCAGAGGCTCAGATCTGATTTACACTCCAGAAGGAAATTTCATCCTTCATGCAAAAGATGCCTGTATCCTTCTTGGAAAACCTGAGGATCTTTGCAATATAAGAAGGTTCTTTGAAAGTATTCACGGATAA
- a CDS encoding DUF2769 domain-containing protein produces the protein MGRDAPTEEKSSITPRDRNVTFERGTEFVVPYVEKNISRCRCSQCPVQAKSRCAQSEVKSAKQALKNAHAGEVPDPENVPGVYCSEGPAPCQDLDFDRQCICSSCEVWKEYDLKNANPNNHFCQHGRAT, from the coding sequence ATGGGAAGAGATGCACCAACCGAAGAGAAAAGCTCGATAACACCTAGAGATCGAAATGTAACTTTTGAAAGAGGCACTGAGTTTGTGGTTCCTTATGTAGAAAAAAATATTAGCAGGTGTAGATGTTCACAGTGTCCAGTTCAGGCTAAGAGTCGATGTGCACAGAGTGAGGTCAAGAGTGCAAAACAGGCATTGAAGAATGCTCATGCAGGTGAAGTTCCAGACCCAGAAAATGTTCCGGGTGTTTATTGCTCGGAAGGTCCGGCCCCATGTCAGGACCTTGACTTTGACAGACAATGCATCTGCAGTTCATGTGAAGTCTGGAAGGAATATGATCTCAAAAATGCAAATCCAAACAACCATTTCTGTCAACATGGCAGAGCGACCTGA
- a CDS encoding CU044_2847 family protein, with protein sequence MTILPNGGQFLDKITVDEKVTVDEKVTVDEKVTVDEKVIENSGREALKAGGILAELGHAPGTVKKFALVSPKALEEKSTESVDNAMLMIKEISKKVVDNLEETPPEFRPCQVELTFNLLLTMNGKAVITKSENEKNLKVMLMWKNKGEETEKEIPEKEG encoded by the coding sequence ATGACCATATTACCTAATGGGGGGCAGTTTCTGGATAAAATCACTGTTGATGAAAAAGTTACTGTTGATGAAAAAGTTACTGTTGATGAAAAAGTTACTGTTGATGAGAAAGTTATTGAAAATTCAGGTAGGGAGGCCTTAAAAGCAGGGGGTATTTTAGCCGAACTGGGGCATGCTCCAGGTACAGTAAAAAAATTTGCGCTTGTATCTCCGAAAGCCCTGGAAGAAAAATCCACAGAATCGGTTGATAATGCGATGCTTATGATTAAGGAGATTTCTAAAAAAGTTGTAGACAATCTAGAGGAAACTCCTCCTGAGTTCAGGCCATGTCAGGTGGAACTGACTTTTAACTTACTTCTGACTATGAATGGAAAAGCAGTTATCACCAAATCGGAAAATGAGAAAAACCTGAAAGTAATGTTAATGTGGAAGAATAAAGGAGAGGAGACTGAGAAGGAAATCCCTGAAAAAGAAGGTTGA
- the cysS gene encoding cysteine--tRNA ligase: MLQVYNTLTRKKEVFKPLKEGEVSIYACGPTVYNMPHIGNYRTFLMADNIVRSLEYLGYKVKLVMNITDIDDKTIRDSKVAGMSLKDFTDKYTAEFFKGLSMLNIKRASAYPRATENIDSMIELAQKLIDKGMAYEKGGSVYYRISSFPDYGKLSKLDFDNIIIGASVDVDEYDKDNPRDFALLKASTPEEIERGIYYESPWGKIRPGWHIECSVMAMNRFGPTLDMHLGGVDLIFPHHENEIAQSEGATGKPFACYWIHGEHLIVEGEKMSKSKGNVFTLPEIVEKYGGEVVRFMFLSVHYRKKLDYSDAFAENAKNNYLRLKETLENLEFSLESAENTDYPGDEEVLKTLPKLEKQFREALEDDFNTPKALTIFKELSRTANKYLESEKNRQVLEKLYSLYRQFSDTLGLFSESGKKKIPTEVMKLVEEREAARKKKDWAVSDAIREKIKSMGYIVQDTKEGPNVKENEES, translated from the coding sequence ATGCTCCAGGTTTACAATACTCTTACACGAAAGAAAGAGGTTTTCAAACCTTTAAAGGAAGGCGAAGTTTCGATTTACGCCTGCGGACCTACAGTTTACAACATGCCGCATATAGGCAACTATCGTACTTTTCTGATGGCAGATAATATTGTGAGAAGTCTTGAGTACCTTGGATATAAAGTAAAACTTGTAATGAACATTACTGATATAGATGACAAAACTATCAGGGATTCGAAAGTAGCCGGAATGTCACTTAAGGATTTTACGGATAAATATACGGCAGAGTTTTTTAAAGGCCTTAGTATGCTGAACATAAAAAGGGCTTCAGCTTACCCTAGGGCTACGGAAAATATTGACAGCATGATTGAACTTGCGCAAAAGCTAATAGACAAAGGGATGGCTTATGAAAAAGGCGGGTCGGTCTATTACAGAATTTCGTCATTTCCGGATTATGGCAAACTTTCAAAGCTTGATTTTGATAACATTATAATTGGCGCATCGGTGGACGTGGACGAATATGATAAAGATAATCCCCGCGATTTCGCCCTCCTGAAAGCTTCAACCCCCGAGGAAATTGAAAGGGGGATTTATTATGAGAGCCCATGGGGGAAAATCCGTCCTGGATGGCATATCGAATGCTCAGTGATGGCCATGAACCGCTTTGGGCCCACTCTGGATATGCATTTAGGAGGAGTGGACCTTATTTTCCCTCACCACGAAAATGAGATTGCACAATCGGAAGGGGCAACAGGAAAACCTTTTGCATGCTACTGGATTCACGGAGAACATCTCATAGTCGAAGGAGAGAAAATGAGCAAATCCAAAGGAAACGTCTTCACCCTGCCGGAGATTGTTGAAAAGTACGGTGGGGAAGTTGTGCGTTTCATGTTTCTCTCAGTCCACTATCGTAAAAAACTGGACTATTCCGATGCCTTTGCCGAAAATGCAAAGAATAATTATTTACGGCTTAAAGAAACGCTTGAGAACCTTGAATTTAGCCTGGAAAGCGCAGAGAATACAGATTATCCTGGGGACGAAGAAGTTCTTAAAACCCTCCCTAAACTGGAGAAACAGTTTAGAGAAGCTCTTGAGGACGATTTCAACACCCCAAAAGCCTTAACGATTTTTAAGGAGCTTTCCCGTACAGCTAACAAGTACCTTGAATCCGAAAAAAATCGACAGGTCCTTGAGAAGCTTTATTCCCTTTACAGGCAGTTTTCAGATACCCTGGGCCTCTTTTCTGAATCAGGAAAAAAGAAAATCCCCACAGAAGTAATGAAACTGGTTGAAGAACGTGAAGCTGCCAGAAAAAAGAAAGATTGGGCAGTTTCAGACGCTATCAGAGAAAAAATAAAATCCATGGGATATATTGTTCAAGATACAAAAGAAGGGCCAAATGTAAAAGAAAACGAAGAAAGTTAA
- a CDS encoding ion channel: MELLSQIDSLFDFLLTSLSILWLILIIIDLVSGLSPTLQTLSFFIWGIFIIDFFIELEVSPKKKDYLKENWLVALSLFLPALRILRLFSGFKLVGFASHVRSLHLASVLSSFYRSLRTVRQIMEQRGLIYILLLTTLITLLGAAGIYDFERQGFTSYLDALRWTAMIMITVGSNYWPKTAEGRILAFLLSAYALYILVYVTAALAHLLVRSEKSFSKEIEELRSKVQCLSSEINRFSEREKK; encoded by the coding sequence ATGGAATTACTTTCCCAGATTGATTCTCTTTTTGATTTCCTTCTCACGTCACTGTCAATTTTATGGTTGATTCTTATTATTATAGACTTAGTGTCTGGTCTTTCACCTACATTGCAGACATTAAGTTTTTTTATCTGGGGAATATTTATAATTGATTTTTTTATCGAACTGGAAGTTTCCCCGAAAAAGAAGGATTATTTAAAGGAAAACTGGCTTGTCGCTCTTTCCCTGTTTTTGCCTGCATTGAGAATCCTGAGGCTATTTAGCGGATTCAAGCTGGTTGGTTTTGCAAGCCATGTCAGATCTCTTCATCTGGCCAGTGTTCTCTCTTCTTTTTATCGGAGCTTAAGAACAGTCCGACAGATAATGGAGCAGCGAGGCTTGATATATATTCTGCTGCTTACGACTTTGATAACTCTACTTGGAGCCGCGGGGATATATGATTTTGAGCGGCAAGGTTTTACTTCTTATTTGGATGCTCTCCGGTGGACAGCAATGATTATGATTACAGTAGGAAGTAATTACTGGCCAAAAACCGCTGAAGGAAGGATACTGGCCTTCTTATTATCTGCTTATGCTTTATACATTCTCGTATATGTAACTGCGGCCCTTGCACACCTTCTTGTCAGAAGTGAAAAGTCGTTCTCAAAAGAGATTGAAGAACTGCGCAGCAAAGTACAGTGTCTTTCCAGTGAAATTAACAGGTTTTCAGAAAGGGAAAAAAAGTAG